AGTATCTAGTGAGTTTGGTGGCAGTGATTGGCAGACAGGGGAGTGTAAAGTCGGCTTTGACGGCTTAGCAGCAAACTCTATAAATCCAAATACCAAAGAGCCATACTATTACAAGCTTTGGTCGTCGACCCTGTCATCCAACACAAGTACCCTTCAGAAAAACTGGAGTGCAGCGATGGACGATGCTCTGTCCACCAAAGACTGGCTTATGAAGAATAACCATGTTTCAGTTTCTCCCGGCACTGATTATGTTGGACCTACCCTTCCTTCCGATATTCAATCAACTCAGGATGTTGTTAAAATGGATATTCGTGATTATTCCTGGAAAATGGTTTATGCCAAGAACGATAGTGAATTTAATTCTCTTCTTAAGCAAATGACTGAGAAGGTAAAAGGCGAAGGTTATGACACCGTTGTTGAATGGAATAAACAGCAGTTGGCTGAACTTTCTGCGGCCCGCAAGCAGGCTGCAGAAAACAGCAAATAAATTTAAATGAAAGTATAGTGAAATCCTGTTTTACCTGTCTAACAACAGAGACTTGAATAAAGCAAAGTATTCACGCAAACAAACATTTGGGTATAAATACCATGGGGTGCCGGAACTGATTCCATAAGGTTTCAGTCCGGCTCTTTTTGCAAGTATCTTTGCTCTGAACATGTGAAAATCATTAGTTATGATCATTACCTTGCCAAGGGGCTTGCCCATGGTATTTTCATATAAATTTTTTGAATACTGCATATTTTCATATGTGCTGGTAGATCGTTCTTCTTTTAAAATAATATTTTCATGTATATTATGCTTCACCAGATACCTTTTCATTGCCTCGGCTTCCGTTATAGTTTCACCTTTACCCTGACCTCCAGAAACTATAATCCTCACATCAGGGTTAAGTTTATAGTATTCCAAGGTATAATCAAGCCGTTTCTTCAAAACCAGCGTCGGCGTTTCACCTTTCAGACCTGCCCCCAATACTATTACACTGTCAACCTGCTGCTCCTTATCTGGAATTGCAGAGGTTATTATGATAGCGGTAATAATAATAAAAGAAACAAGCCAAACCAGAAACAGACCTGTAAATACTTTTATCAGCTTGCCGAATAAATTTTGTTTTTTCCTGTATAATCCAGTTTTCTTAAACAATGCCCAAAGTATTATGCAAGCTCCGCCTACTGCTGGAAGCAAGATGCCTAGATCCATACCGCCACTTCTTTTGGCAATAATAATAGTGTCCGTTATACCTGCGACAGCCAATAGATACAAAAATATCCTTAGAAGTCCTTTTTTCATACCTCACCTGCCGTGTAAAATTTATTTAATTAAACTCAAGAGTTTTTCCCGGATTATCTGACGGACTAAAAGTGTACTTTTTACCCTCTTCAGGTTTAATAAAAGTACCGTTAAAGCTAAAATGGTCAGACTCAATACCTGCTTCTCCGTCCACAGTTACCTGCATTTGTTCAACCCCCGGTAGGTTCAGTACTGTCATTGCAAGTATGTTGGTATGGGTTATACCCCCTGCACTGCCTGAATTAAACTTTTTTACAGTCTCTTTGGGCAAATCAATTGTAATTTTCTTTCCATCCAAAACCGCCTTGTTGATTTTGATATCGGTAGAAGACAAAACATTGTTTATTGCAGAAGTCATATCTGTTTCGTATAATTTTTTATCAAGAGTGATATTACGGATTTCCTTTGGTTTTTCATAATCGTCAGCATCGTAATAGTAAAGCTTAAGTTCCAATGTTTCATTAACTGAAGTTGTTTTTGCTGCTGTTGTCTGTGATGCTGTTTTTTGTGACTCTGTAGTTTGTGATGCTGTCATTGATGAGTTCGAAGGAGTACTTGAAGATTCAGAGGGTTCCTTCGACCGACCTACAGCATATACAAGCAATGCTACCAAAATTACAATAAAGCAAAAAAGAACAGCCACGATAGTTTTTAATTTCTTTGAATTATTCATACAAAATCCCTCCCCGGATTAAAATTAAATGATTTATTGCACCCTGATGTGTGATTCAAAATTAACCTTCCCGTCAACCTCATTTATTCCTGTAATATATACAGCCTTGTCACTGCCATCCATATCAACAGTATCCTTGTATAATGAAATAATATCTCCCGCAACTGCTTCGTTTACATAATTTATTTGGATAGATTTAACACGATACTCTCCATGTTTTTCTACCGTAAAGCAGTCTAATATATAGTCAATATATTTTGCATTATTAACGTGACCGTTGATATCTATGTCACTAAATCCTACAAGCTTTTTATAAGCCGGCTGCAACTGCCCCGAAGGCTTTAGCTTATCAAATTTTCTGTCTATCGCCTTTGATTTAAGAAATTCAGGATACTGGGGCGGAATAACGGAATCGATTCTGACCATCTCACGTTTCTCCATATCCAGTATAACCCAGGTAGAGATTGCACTGGCAAGAATACTTCCATCCATGTCCCGTACAATAAAGTTTCTATCAATCATCTTTTTTTTAGGCTCAACAGGCCATGTTTCAATTGAAATTTCTTCATTGCATTCCGGCATCCTGTTTATGTCCATTAACATGCGAGTCATGACCCACGCAGCACCGTAATCATTTTGTAATTTCCTTATACCAACATTTGTATTCTCTGAATGGAGACCTGCAATATTCTGAAAGTAATTAAAAAGATAACTGAGTTTTAATCTTTTATAAAAATCTGCGTCACCGTAATCTACATGATAGTTCTTTTTGTATATCGAAAGTGGTTCCATAAGTCCTCCAACTAAACTGTAGCGTATTATCCAAGCTTGAATAAATATTTACCTACTATGTGATCCTGTGGTATAGGACCTATCATTCGGCTATCCTTACTTTCATTTCTATTGTCTCCCATAACAAATACTGAATCCTCGGGAACCTTTATTGTATCTTCTGATTGATACAACATTGGCTCTCTTATGTATGGTTCTTCAAGAGGAGTACCGTTACGGATAACTTTTCCGTCTTTAAACTGCAACTCATCTCCGGCCTTACCTATCACTCTCTTAACCCAGAACACCTGCTGATTATTATCAGAAAATCTGGATACAAGTATGTTATATTTCAGGGGATCTATTACATTGTCCCAAAAGGTTCTTTTTCTGTCTACTCTGCTGTCAATTATAACTATATCTCCGTAATTTGGTTTACTGCGGAATATATTCTGTGTTTTATTTATGATTATTTTGTCTTTATCGTGCAAAGTATTATCCATCGAATGCCCATCCACACTGGTTGGCTGGAATATAAAAATTATAACTATTAATGCCAAAATAACAGACCCCAGTATTGTTCCCGCCCAGCTTAATAATTCTTTCAAAATCTTCATTTCCAAAATATCTCCTCACTTGTTTCTTTTAAGTTTTTGTAGTCCCTTGTTTTACCATATTTGCCTAATTATAATATATTTATTTAACATTTTATAGACAAAATTTATTAACTTTTTCTTAATAATTATACGGGAGCAACGGGATATAAGTCTGAAAAAAGCGGTCTGGCACTGCATATACCCAATTGCCATAATTGCCTGGATCAGCACCTAATCTCTATATGCTAAAATCCAAGCAACTATTTTATTACTGTTTATTATTTTACTTTTATTCCAAATATTTTTTTTGCATAACTCCCTACTACGATAGTATCGTTGTAAATGGCTGGCGAGGATTCAACATTTCCCTCCAAAGATACTGAGTCAAGGGTTTTTCCGTCCATTGGATCAACCAGTCGCATATACCCGGCATAGTCGGTATAGACCAAATAGGTTTTGCCATCAGAGCTTTTGAAATCAACCGGTGAGCACCAACTGTATGCAGTCAGTTTTTTGTTCCATATTTCTTCACCAGTGTTTTTATCCAGAGCAACCATGTTTCCATCAGTATTTGAACCTGTAAAGCAAATATTGAATATTACCATATTACTTATATCATCTTTGCCAAGTACAGGAGTTCCCAGTGCCCCACCGTTTATATAGTAATTATATAGGCACTTGTAGTCCTTCTGCCACACAAGTTCTCCAGTTTTTGCATTTATTTTTCTTATATTACAATCTGCAAACTTATTTTTGCCATTTTCTCCACGCTTGTCAACCTGATTTGCAGTGTAGAGGAATACTCCGTCCTTTGTTTCCTCTATTACTATTGAGCTGTCGGTATCATCTCCGGTATCATATATCCATACTGGCTTCATGGTATTCAGGTCTAGGCATTGGAGTGTACCTCCGTTGTCGCAGAAGTACATATAATTTTTGTAAACTGCGGGAGAATTTTCTATTCCCTGTTCATCGTTATACGGACTTCTATAACGATATTTTGTTATCTGCGGTGCTACTGAAAGAGTTCCCGCTGTCTTGTCAAATTTTGTATTCATTTTGACTTTGTATACAAGTCCGTTTTCGCCACAGTCAAGGAGTGTATCAGTCTTTTTGTCCAGAAGTGCGGAAGAATCGTTTGCTCCCCAGCCTCTGAATGCAACCTGATCCCTTCCGAAAATGGAGTACATTTCTTTCTGGTTAAGAAGATTTATGATTCTGTATTTGTATTCACTTAACTTTCCGCCATTATCGTTTATCCCCATCCCGGTATAAAGTATCGGATAGCCTCTTGGGTCAATCATAGCTGTTCCTTTTATCGGGTAACCGATTTTAATTGGGTTTCTGGTAGGCTTGCCTGTATCCATATCAAGAAAATAAATATTCCCGTCCAATGTAGGGTATATAACCTCTACAAGATCCTTTGACTTCATATCACTGTTAATATTCATCATTTTTCTGATGTCCTCAGGCCAGTGAACAAGAAGCGGTTGTCCTGTCCATCCTGTACCGGGCCAATAGCTTCCTTCACTTGAAATAGCTCCGAGTCCTGTCTT
This genomic stretch from Ruminiclostridium cellulolyticum H10 harbors:
- a CDS encoding YdcF family protein, with product MKKGLLRIFLYLLAVAGITDTIIIAKRSGGMDLGILLPAVGGACIILWALFKKTGLYRKKQNLFGKLIKVFTGLFLVWLVSFIIITAIIITSAIPDKEQQVDSVIVLGAGLKGETPTLVLKKRLDYTLEYYKLNPDVRIIVSGGQGKGETITEAEAMKRYLVKHNIHENIILKEERSTSTYENMQYSKNLYENTMGKPLGKVMIITNDFHMFRAKILAKRAGLKPYGISSGTPWYLYPNVCLREYFALFKSLLLDR
- a CDS encoding GerMN domain-containing protein, which gives rise to MNNSKKLKTIVAVLFCFIVILVALLVYAVGRSKEPSESSSTPSNSSMTASQTTESQKTASQTTAAKTTSVNETLELKLYYYDADDYEKPKEIRNITLDKKLYETDMTSAINNVLSSTDIKINKAVLDGKKITIDLPKETVKKFNSGSAGGITHTNILAMTVLNLPGVEQMQVTVDGEAGIESDHFSFNGTFIKPEEGKKYTFSPSDNPGKTLEFN
- a CDS encoding acyl-[acyl-carrier-protein] thioesterase; its protein translation is MEPLSIYKKNYHVDYGDADFYKRLKLSYLFNYFQNIAGLHSENTNVGIRKLQNDYGAAWVMTRMLMDINRMPECNEEISIETWPVEPKKKMIDRNFIVRDMDGSILASAISTWVILDMEKREMVRIDSVIPPQYPEFLKSKAIDRKFDKLKPSGQLQPAYKKLVGFSDIDINGHVNNAKYIDYILDCFTVEKHGEYRVKSIQINYVNEAVAGDIISLYKDTVDMDGSDKAVYITGINEVDGKVNFESHIRVQ
- the lepB gene encoding signal peptidase I, translating into MKILKELLSWAGTILGSVILALIVIIFIFQPTSVDGHSMDNTLHDKDKIIINKTQNIFRSKPNYGDIVIIDSRVDRKRTFWDNVIDPLKYNILVSRFSDNNQQVFWVKRVIGKAGDELQFKDGKVIRNGTPLEEPYIREPMLYQSEDTIKVPEDSVFVMGDNRNESKDSRMIGPIPQDHIVGKYLFKLG
- a CDS encoding PQQ-binding-like beta-propeller repeat protein; protein product: MRRHRRRATNKLKIILTILILSLITTGVMIGLSKLSDSGKLGNIRNPIVTDTTAGNGQDEEEELEPEPVADPMPAEITDQTKLKTSWTTESTFDGAKAFTDYAFDNVFNNGTKMKSWVFTNNTPLKEYTVKDKNKISFGSSDTYSDLEGVTAFRGNNYRDNASFGTRTVTQKKLEIVWKKTGLGAISSEGSYWPGTGWTGQPLLVHWPEDIRKMMNINSDMKSKDLVEVIYPTLDGNIYFLDMDTGKPTRNPIKIGYPIKGTAMIDPRGYPILYTGMGINDNGGKLSEYKYRIINLLNQKEMYSIFGRDQVAFRGWGANDSSALLDKKTDTLLDCGENGLVYKVKMNTKFDKTAGTLSVAPQITKYRYRSPYNDEQGIENSPAVYKNYMYFCDNGGTLQCLDLNTMKPVWIYDTGDDTDSSIVIEETKDGVFLYTANQVDKRGENGKNKFADCNIRKINAKTGELVWQKDYKCLYNYYINGGALGTPVLGKDDISNMVIFNICFTGSNTDGNMVALDKNTGEEIWNKKLTAYSWCSPVDFKSSDGKTYLVYTDYAGYMRLVDPMDGKTLDSVSLEGNVESSPAIYNDTIVVGSYAKKIFGIKVK